GACACATCAATCCCGAAATTCTACGAGCGGAAATCATCGACTGCTTCAATAACTCGATCCATCTCAACGGCATTTTCTCGACTAGATACAAGTAAACCTTATCAGCCTGTACAGGATAATTTCAACAATAATCATATCCTTGAGGGTGGTGGtactggatctggtgctgtCACATCGTTTGAACCTCTTGAAATGGATAATCACAACGACTCTGATGTTGGTGGATCTGGCCCAGAATCCGGCCATGATGATGACTTGAATGATGTTAGTAATGAATCTCCCGAAGCAGATGAGTCTATAACCGAGCTTATTGATCAAGATCATGGGATTTCTGTTGATAACACGCGGGATATCAGTGAACCAGCCATCGACCAACCAACTATATCAAGGTCGTCAGAACCATATCATTTTCCTCGTAGGGACTCCTCCCCAGTACAATTGACACGTGTGGATCCCACTCCTATGGGTTCTGAATCGCCCATGTTAATATCATCCTCTACAGGGTCTCCTCTTATACAACCatctacccctgaatcaATTAGAGGAAGACAGATTCACTCTATAGATGGTCGGTTCCACACTCGGATGAGCTCGAATACTAGCGGGTTGTCTGGTAATCTTTTTAATCGCCATCTAGATTCTGTAAGCTCCCTTTTGTTTGGGCGGTCTAGTGGGAATGTTTctccaaaaaagaaagacgGTGGACTCACCACACCTGTCAATGCCAATATTGAGACTATTTCTGGGAGTGCTAGCGACGAGTTACTCAGTGACCTTCCATATCAAAATACTCCATGGGAGCCAGTGAGATGGAGCAAATTACGTAAAATCTCAAATCAACTTTATTCAGAGTCGGCTCACGCCTTGTATGGACAACCAACATGCGTCTACCCTGCATCTTTTATAGCGGTGGGAATGAGTCGTGGCCATGTCCTTATTTTTGACTATCAACAGAATCTTAAACATGTTTTAGGTTTGAAAGCCAAGCTCCCTGAATGGGGTGAAGTCACTTCTCTGGCTGTGTCTTTTGACCACACATTTGTTGGAGTAGGTTACTCACAAGGACATATTGTTACTTGGGAACTTGCCAAGCCAAATAATCCCAATATTCATATTTATCCgcttgaaaataatttcgACATTAAGCCCAATGACGATAAGGAGGGCCATATAAAGGGTGCTTCTGTTATCCACCTTGCGTTCATTAACAAGCGCCATAGCGCTCTTATTTCTGCTGATTCCAGAGGTATGGCATTTGCTCATGATACAGTTCGGAATATAAGGCGTCATGTAAACACCAAACGAATTCTTGGCAGATACAGACCTCAACCCAATACAAAAAACAGGCCTATGACTATATTTGCATGTGCACCGCGACCCACAGGCCATAATCCACTTCCAGAAGACCTCGGACTTGTAGCCATAATGACTCCCTACCTATTGGTAGTAGTGTCTATTCACCCACAGATTCGCACTCAGCTAAAACTGCCCAGAAGCAAAGAGATTAGTAGTTCTATGGGATTAAGTGCATGTCTGGCATGGTTCCCTGCTCCTACACCTACCCATATGTCAAAGCTCGCCTATAGTTGGTCGAATGTCGTACACGTCGTGGATGTCTCACTTGTCCGGGACCCTTTTACAGATGATCTAACAGCTGCATTTTCATCGACCCGTAAACTAGTATGCGATGAGTCGATTGTGGCAATACAATGGATTGATACAGTGGTAAGTTGGCGAGTATTCGCTTTGTTAGTGCTATACTCCCTGTTGTAAACTTTTTCTTCCAGTAGACTAACGAACAATTAGATTCTGTCGCTGGTGACAATTACCCAGCGGTTACTCATTGTCAATACCAAGACAATGACAATTCCAGAAACCGAGGACTTGCTGGATAAGCATATGGTACACCATGACTATTTCTCGTTTAACCTACACAATCTCCTAGTAAAGAGATCCGATTCTACTCTGCCGCAACCTGCTGTAATCGCTGATGCGTTCTATAACAGTATCCGGGGATATAAAGGTAGGCTGTTCCTGATGGGAAAGTATGAGTTTGTGATCGGCTCTTTGTCCAATTGGGCTGATAGATTACTGGACGTTATGGAGAGTGGAGGCTACATAAGGGCCATAAAACTGGCTACTGCTTACTATTTGGGTGAAGAAGACTTTGTATCGGTGGGATTACCCGCGGATGAAAGCGAACGGCATGCTGTTGTGCTCAGAAGCATCCCCAATCTGATATCTGCTTCTTTTGGTTATACATTTCAATCTGACCATCCGGATGAGGCCTCCATTGCTGGGCTTACTGATGCTTGCATTACAGCAGTAGTTGCCATGAATGAAACTGATCTATTGACAGATATATTTGAGCTATTTGAGCCAACTGCCTATCGTAAAATCTTTTTCGAACAGCTCTCATCATTCATTTATGATGGAGATATCAAATCACTCCCACCCAGGGTTTTTAAGgaacttgttcttttttattcGACCTCAAGTGACGTTTTGGAAGACCTAACGTGTAGACTTAGAACAGATACGCTGGATATTGATCTAATTTTCAGTTTATGTCGACAATACCACCTCCGTGATACACTAACCTATATTACAAATTGTGCATTGCGAGATTTCAAGACTCCTTTAGTGGATTTTGTAAACTTGATAGAGCAAGTATCATCTATAGGTGAGGCAAGTTCTCAAGTTGTGAAATCCGACACATTGGAATGGCAATCTACCAAGTCTAGAGAATCCACAGATGCAACTGACAACGTAGATTTAGAGCAATTGGTGCATGAGGCCGACAAGGTCTATCCATATCTGTCATACATCTTGACAGGCAGGATATACCCCACAGCACTTCTGTTCACAGATGAAGGTCTCTCATACTATGGCAAATGTGCTACCTACTATATGTTATTTTCGGGAAAAGTGAAGTCAGATACTGAAGTTCGGTTCCCATATCTCATAGCACTTATCAACTACAACAGCTCTGCATTCTTTGCAGCGTTGAATGAAGGTTTTGAGGATACGTTTATGAATGGCAGTGATAGAATCGAAGATGGTGATATATATCCTCCAGAGGAGCTTGCTTTTGGTTCAACTGTTAGTAGACAGCTTATTATCAATATCTTGCTTGACGTTTTTTATGACGAATCTAATGGATTGGGACCGGATAAACGGATCTTTttggatatatttattgctcGCAACTACCCGAAGTACTTGCAGTTCATTCTTCTACCAGGAAAAGTCCTTTCTAAAATTCTTTACGAACTATGTTATTGGAACGATGCATCAttaaaagaagagagagagattGCAGTCAACTCTTTGTTGACAAAATTTAAACCCCCAGATCTAGAGAATCTAACGGCAACTCTTTATGAAGTCAAGTTCCATTCAATTCTGATTTATCTTTTCCGGTCAGAAAAGAAGTACACTAAGCTTTTGGAGGTTGCATTTGAATCGGTCAGGGTCAATGAGTTAGAAGCAGACCGGTTATTTGACATAATTGAAGAATGTCTTCAAAACACCAGAGGAATGAGTCAAACGAAAGAGCGTGGCAACTTGGATCGATTACTGGGATCACATTTTGAGATGCTAGTGGAACTAGATAGCGAGAGACTGGTGCAGTTAGTTAGTAAATTCTGCGCTCATATTCATGACTTGGTCTTTAAGCTCAATAGCGAAGGCTTACAACTGCGTTATCTGAATATCTTATTCAAAGCAGTCGGGAAGAGTGATTCTCAAGGACAAAAGTTCCTTCCAACTCTACGCACACGCACGCTTTATATTTCACTTTTGGccaaaaacaataacagTGCAGAGATCTACCGCTTATTAAGTACTATTTTGACGTCAACTAGTGACGTAGACCTCCCCAGCATTGTTGACAGTTTAATTTCATCCAAAAGTATTGACTCGCTAGTTCTGTTACTTGAGAGACAGGGCAGAATAGGCGAAGCGATGATTTACCTACTCGATCACATTCTGTTCCTAAACGACGAGTACATGCTGAAGCCAACTGAATCGGAGTCTGGTTTAAACGAACATTTATCTCCTGAGGTAACGAAACTTGAGGATCAGCTATCGAGATATACAGCTATTGGAGTCAATTTATGTCTTGATGATGAGCGCCGTGGTACACAAGGAGAATCCCAGAACCCTGGAGAGGCAGTATGGATTCGATTGATAGACACTTTGATTGATCTTCTTAAGGATACACTTTCTGATgacaaagaaaaagcatTATCATTAGAACACCAAAAGCAGTTCAAGCACTCGCTACTTCGACAGGCACTCTCTGCTTTGTTGGGCTCACCAGCTAACATTAATGGATTCCAGCACGATGCAACTATTGTCCGAATATTTAGATCGATATTGGCCCCTGAGTCGACGAAGACTAGAACGGTTGGTAGCCTCCGACCATTGCTTGATGACATGTTCTCCGCTTATAATTATCAACACACCATGTTGTGTGTTGTTGAGGAAATCCTAGACTCAGATACTTATCTAAGTTTACTCGACCTGGTTAGCGAGAGGTTGAAGGGTTGGAAGGTTTCAAAATCAGGCGAATGTGAAGGATGTGGAAGGAAAGTTGTTGGAGTTGGTGTAGACGCCGAATGGCTCTATAGCCAATGGgagaagagacagaaagaaaagacaGTCGCTGGCTTCAATGGCACTGTCCGCAAGGATAAAGGCAAAAGTAAATATCTGAAGCCGACAGTTTCCAACGACACAAGCCGTGAGCAAGATGAGATCTTGATCGTGTTCAAATGTGGACACACTTACCACAAAGGATGTCTGAAACGACTGGGCAATGTTGACGAGATCAAATGTATTATATGTGGCTAAGTATGgtgtatttattattttaattgtatattattattcataATCGCACAATTCCATTCATTCAGGGGTCCTGAACGCGAACATAAAATCGTTCCCcgcttcgctcgaatcGAAGACTCCATcctcgctgcctccggcggctggggctctgccccagaccccgtggctcctctcgcttcgctcgagtcgttgctcGGGGAGATGAAACACAAGCTGGTTTGGGGAGGGAAGAGACAAAACTAAATTCAAAGAAGTGCttttttataatttcacttaaataaagaaaattaCTGAAGAGCACGAACAAGGTCTCCAATGAGGTCATTGGTATCCTCAAGACCGATAGAGACACGCAGGAGACTTTCACTGACGCTCATGTCGGTCATACATCTCCACTCGATGAGACTCTCGGCACCACCTAGCGAGGTAGCATGATGGAACAATTTTAGCTTGGACGGGAAGTAGCGAGCGGTTTCTCTGTCTTTCAGTTCAATAGAGAACACAGGAGGACCGCCTAATGGCAGTTGCTTCTTAACAAAGTCTTCAGTTTGTAAAGAAGAATGATAGATCTTTTCAAGCTTTGGAAGTTTACTGATGTTGTCAGCCAAGTATTTGACAATCTTGTTAGCACTCTCATATTGAAGTCTAATGCGGTAGTGATAAGTTCGCAGCGAACGAAGTAATAACCAAGATTCTAAAGAACCAGGACTGGCACCAGTAAAGTCTCTGTCAGACATCAATGCACTAGCAACCTTCTCATCTTTGGAAACAAGAATTCCAGACAACAGATCAGAGTGACCGCCAAAGTACTTAGTACCAGAATGCATGACCATATCAACACCCAAGCTCCAGGGATCTTGCAAAGGAGGCGGAGCAAAAGTGGCATCTAAAACTAGAAATGCACCTCTGGAATGGGCAATCTTAGCATAATGCTCAATATCAAAAGCCAGTCCAGTTGGGTTGACTGGTGATTCAAGATGGATAATATCACctttctgaagaagctcaGGATCAGTATCCAAATTGTGGTGAACCTTGGTTCCAAAGTTTCTCTGGTAAATTTTCAATAAAGAATGGCATCCATGATAACCGTCTCCAATAAAGACATTCTTAGGATTATAATGCAAAAGCATGGCATGGAAGGCAGAAAGTCCTGAGGAGAATAGAACAGCATGACCGTCAAGAATCTCGCCAAGAATCTTCTCTGCTCTTAAAACACTTCTATGAGAAATACGTGAGTAGATATGGTCCTGTCTGTCATAAGCAGTAGACACTTCTCTAGCAGTTTGGAGCTTTGAAGGGTCGCTATTGTACCGATAGGTAGTTGAAACATGAATAGGTGGAGCCACATCAGTAGTCAGAGCAAGCTCGTCGTCGCCATGAATACCAATTGTGCTAACGCCAAACTCTTCGTGAAGGCTAGTTTTAGCCAGATGATCTTCCAATGAGTACAATTCAGACATTCtaacaaaattaaaatatattcttGGAAgattgataaaatggatATTAATTTAACCAGGTCTGACTCACTTCCCCAAGATATATATCCGGAGAAATCACGTGGATAGTCACTCTCCTGCAGATCAAACCCGGATCATATCCGAAGTCCGGGGATCAAAAGCTACTAATAACCGAACTCTTTCATCCACTTTAAATCCATCACCAATCCAAATTCAATACAAATAAACCCACAATTCCTCTCCCCACACACAACTGCACCCGTTCCGTTCCCCTaacgcaacgactcgagcgaagcgagaggagccacggggtctggggcagagccccagccgccggaggcattcaGACCCCCTTCAGATCCGGAACCCGGACCGAAAATAGCGAGGACGATCAATAAAACGAACATTagaatatataataaaatacGTAATAAGTGTCTATTCAGTTTGCACCTCGCTGGCCTCGCGGTCGTAGTAGGCAACCAGGACGATTTTGAACTCGGAGCAGGCAATACCGAACTGCTTGAGCAGTCTAGTTTGCTTACCATCAAGAACCTGGCCCTCTGTACAAACAGTATGGTCGCCAGAAAGTACAACCTTACCAGCCTTGAGTTGAGTTGGAACACCCAAGGATCTGATAGTAGACTCTAAAGAGTGTGCCAGAGGAACATCATCCTCAGCAGGAATCTGACCACCTCTGGAGTACACGATACCAGCGGGAATTGTGAATGTTAGGGGAGCAACAATACCAGCACGAGCGAAATCAGACTTGACAAACGACTCGAAATAGTCTCGTACAACTTGAGGTTCCTCGTCAGTCATTAACAAACCAACGTCTCCACTCATATGCTTAGTTAATTGGGCAAGGTTCTCTCTGTGTTCCTCCTCGGGAGTTCTACCAAGAGCCTTTTGCATGACTCTGGTTCGGCCAAACAGGATCTTGCTTCCCTTCCAGTCCTGTCTAATGGTCTTCAGGAAAGTATTACGCATGTTATCGACTCTGAATACCCAGGTATAGGCGTATTTGTCTACGTTCTCTTTGATATCATCTCCTATCCGCTCTTTATCCTGACGGGTCTTTTTGTCGGTTTTCGTGAGATTCACTATTATCTGTTAGTCATTTTTCCTCACTCTCTTGATATACAACTCTCCTACTAATAGAAACAGGATCGCAAACGGGAAAAACCACAATTTTTCAGGGCCAGAGCTCTAGCCACACAAATGCAGTACTGAATCCGCCATATGCCACCAGTTGAGCTCTTTATCCACACAAACATCCACCCGTCTGGTCTCCGCCTGCCTCGCAAACCCCACAAAAAACTTACCGAGCTTGGATCTCTTGGATTTGGGCATTTTTTCACTGTGTTCCTGATATTTTCGAGAATGGAAAaagatcaaaaataaatttcagcTCTTCATGCAGGTCGATCTGGCACgcatatttttttgaaaaccaaaatcagcCACTTATGCTCCGGGGGTCCTGaagcctccggcggctggggctctgccccagaccctgtggctcctctcgctacgctcgagtcgttccgtcgacggtccagtcgctccgcgaagcggagcacaaccagggtctggggcggagccccagccgccggaggcaaagtGGACCCCTACCGAGTATATAGTGCCGCGCAGTGCAGgagtataaatatgcaGGTAAATTTTCAGATCgcattttttcttctcttcatctttTTTGATCACTCGTGGAGTAGCAGGTGTCTTTTTATGAGTATTTCTGAGGATGATTTGATCCGATTCCATCAGGCCCATTTCGGGTTTCTGCCTGACCGAGAACTTGTGTCTTGGGACGCGAATGGCGACGATAGTGTTAATCGTGCTGGTGAAGCTGAACAGCCAGATGTGTACTATGAAGACGGCACTGTGAGAACTATCACCGACGAAGAGATCAAATTCTTTCGTGATTCTGAGTTGAGACAGAGAGAGCTTGCTCGTCAGCTGAAAACAGGTATTAAATCAGGTGCTGCTAGTAACTCTGGCAAAGATTCAGAAAGCGAATTTGCGTCAACTTTTCGGCCGGCTAGTGTTGAAGAAACAAAGCCATATACGCCAATTTCCAATGATAGTAGCAGTTATAGGGCTGTATTTGGTTTGTACGAATCGTACATCCAGCGGTTGGACGATGAATGTGATGCCAATTTCATCAATGTCTGCCGTAAGCGCAAAGTTCAGCACTATTATCCAGTCCTGCCTCTTTCACAATAAGTAAGTTTTCAATCTTCGTATGGGTGTTTAAGCTTGTCGAAACGAGTCGAGTAAATACTGCTAGCTTCAGATACAAAATGATGAAAAACCAGTCATCCTTAACCATATTTCATGCGCCAACCATTATTGTCATTTCCGGCGCATGGAGCTGATGACCAAAATTGGGTAATTCTGAAACTCTGAAAGCTGCTATTGTTATGTCAAGAAGCTTTACTAACAAACTGTCAGAATTGATTTGTAGGAGGAACTGTCTCTGGACTGAACTTGGCCCTATTGTCTAGTAGTTATGCGAACCAGAAGTCATTTTACTGTTCAAATAGCTAGctgcttatttattcttactattatttatttgctttGACTTTcttattaatttattcatttatttattaactgTTTCCTTACGAAATCCTATTCGTATGAGAGGTGTATTCAACATCATATGTTTAATACTTGTAATTTACAAATTAAATGCAGTAGTAACGGTCGCCAAAATCACCTAGACCGGGAGTGATGTAGCTGTTGGCGTCCAAtccatcatcaacaacacctGTTACGATTCTAACCTTGGGGAACTTGGCAGTGAAGTTCTTAATTCCCTCAGGAGAAGCTATAAGattcaaaaacacaatGCGCTCTTGGACTACTCCTCGAGACAGGAGAACGTCGACTGCCATCATAGCAGACCCACCTGTTGCCAGCATGGGATCTAATAAGAATACATATCTCTCAGAGATATCTTCTGGAAGCTTATCGTAGAACAGCTTTGGTTTAGTAGTTTCTTCGTCTCTTTGGATCAAAATCTTTCCAATTCTCACCGATCTACAGCAGTCTCTCAAACCTTGTTCCATAGACTCACCAGCTCGCATAATGGACACTCCACAAATCTTACCCTCGAAAGAGACGCCATCAAACAAGGTTCCAAGAGGTGTTGAAACGGTTTCTGGCTTCACTGGGAGTTGATTGAGACCCTCTTCAACCAGCAGTCGAATGATTCGATCCGAGTAGAAGATGAAATCACTCCGAGGAGTGTCTCTGTCACGAATAATTCTATTAAAAACTGTTAGATAATGCAATGACTCCAATTATGATCTTGTAATAACATCACTTACGTGTATAAACCACGGAGTTGGTTAGACTGGGGAAGAATTGATACAGTATTTGGAAATGACATGTTAATTATTGTGTCTGAAGTGCAAATCACCCGCTTTTTTTAACTTctgtattattatatattttacaTGCACTGATAAGAGGGCCCTAACCCGCAGCGAATTGCCCGCGGTCAATACCAACTGATAAACTGGCGATAAAATTGATCAGGACCGAGGTGTAGATTTCGATATGATAGAGGTCGAAGTGAATTGGTCTGACGTTAATTTCTCATCAGCTGGGGAATCATTGCCAACTGCTGTGTTCAGTTTGTGGTCACAAATCAGAAATCCAATCTATAAGTTTGACCCTGCTGGATTAGATAAAGCATAGATATCATGATAGTTTAAATGActtgaatttttattttttgtttttgttttctataataatattattttatttattatagtTTTGTAGTTTTGTGCCTGTGCTGCTATTGTGAACACAAGAGACTCGAATGTAGGGAAATGATCTGCAATTGCTGGATTAATAGTCCAGCCACTTTACTCAGATAAAATATAGATGTCATAATATCATTAGAATATATAGCTATGATTTAGAGAACACTTGCTAGACGTACTGGCCAGTTGTTTGTATTGGTAGATGCTGGGTTTGAAGCCTGGTCTGTTTGGAGTCCAGGTGCAGCAGACACCGTTGGAGACACTATAGAGCTCTGGGAGACTGACCTACGAGCAATTGGATTGTACTTGAGATGTGTAACTAATCCAAGGTTGTCTCGTAAAAAGTCAAACCtgccagtagcaccagtagATTCTTCATAAACACCTGCACAAGCATTGTGAAACTCATTCTGGGTGAAAGTCAATGATCCACCCAGTTGCTTGAGAGCGCCATGATATAGAACTTGAGCTGGGACATATCCATCGGCATTGGTCCATCCATCCTTTGCTAAAGTCTGGTAGGCAGCCATGGCAGCTCGATAGATGGTGATGTGGGATGAGGGATAATGAGATAGAGATGgttgaggtggtggtggctgGTGAGATGGCATCACTGGTTGTTGAGAAAGTTGCTGTGGAAGCATCGTATTCCATGGAGTTGACCCATTGATAGAATTCATATTCAAATTCGGTGTTCCAGAGGTTGACCACATGTTTGATCCGATGCTAGAAGTTCTACGTCCAAAAGGACTCCAGtcagatgaggatgaactTGTCTTGGTATCGAAAAGTGATCCTGAAAACAACCGTCCCGAGCCAAAACCATTAGTAGCAGTAGGAACAGGACCCGGTGCAACATTTGCAGTAGTGGCATTAGTAATAGGAGACATTACATCAGAAGTGTTGATAGGGAAAGCCGAGTTCgactcgtcatcttctaaCAGGCTGCTACCACCAATAATCCGGTTAAGCTCGTCGACTGGGTTTTCATCTTCCAGGTCTTGATTACTGGATGCTGCACTAGGACGTTTGATTGggggttgttgttgctgttgttgttgtcgaggctgctgttgttgttgttgctgagactGCTGAAGCTGTTGAAGTAACGGTTGTGTCTGTAGAGGTTGAGCCATAGAAGCAGACGGTGAAGTCACAGAAGAGCCATTTGTATAGCCAAGAACATTTAAAAGTGCCATAGGAGACTGGGTATTCGACATAGCTGGTGGTTGAGGGATTGGAGCTTGGCCGGGAGACGCTGATGTCAGATACGAGTTCCAGGCAGCAACTGGATGAAGTCCAGGTTGCTGCTGCGGTTGCTGCTGGGGTGGAGCTTGCTGGAATGGCAGTTGTCCATACGACGAAGGAagatgttgctgttgctgttgctgttgctgaggaGGCAGTCCTTGACCAGTTGGAtatggctgttgttggattGGCTGTGTCATACTATGAGGAAGAGTGGGAAGTGCAATAGGTGTACCAGATTGAGGTGATCCACTTGAAGAAGTCGCAGTTGAGGTGCTAACAACTGGTTCACTGTTAGCCAATTGTTGATGCATCTGTAAACTAGCAAGAAGCTGCttttgatgctgttgtttaGCAGCAAGTTCAGTCTTTTGGACTGTTTCTTGTGCCAATTGAATACGTctagcatcttcttcttgagcttctttttcttgtttcttgCGCAGTTCTTCAGCCTCCTTAGCCAATCGTTTTTTCTCtgcctcttcctctttagCCTTTTTAACTCttgcctcttcttcagctcgTAGCCTACGAGCCTCTGcttcttttgcttctttctCCCGTCGACGTTGATTTTCCTTTTCCTCTCTCTCGCGTCGCTTCCGTTCTCGTTCAGCTTCACGCTTCcgttcttcttcaagcttcttttttcgttcctcctcctgcagtttcttctgttccagtttcttttgtcgagccaactcctgcttctTAGCTTGTTCAGCTTTTAAAGCAGCTTCAGCTTGAGCTTTTTCTGCCTCCTTTCtagctttttcttcttcttta
The Sugiyamaella lignohabitans strain CBS 10342 chromosome A, complete sequence genome window above contains:
- the MRT4 gene encoding Mrt4p (Protein involved in mRNA turnover and ribosome assembly; required at post-transcriptional step for efficient retrotransposition; localizes to the nucleolus; GO_component: GO:0005622 - intracellular [Evidence IEA]; GO_component: GO:0005730 - nucleolus [Evidence IEA]; GO_component: GO:0005730 - nucleolus [Evidence IDA] [PMID 14562095]; GO_component: GO:0005730 - nucleolus [Evidence IDA] [PMID 19797078]; GO_component: GO:0005730 - nucleolus [Evidence IDA] [PMID 19797079]; GO_component: GO:0005654 - nucleoplasm [Evidence IDA] [PMID 19797079]; GO_component: GO:0005634 - nucleus [Evidence IEA]; GO_component: GO:0005634 - nucleus [Evidence IDA] [PMID 14562095]; GO_component: GO:0030687 - preribosome, large subunit precursor [Evidence IDA] [PMID 11583614]; GO_component: GO:0030687 - preribosome, large subunit precursor [Evidence IDA] [PMID 17443350]; GO_component: GO:0030687 - preribosome, large subunit precursor [Evidence IDA] [PMID 19797079]; GO_component: GO:0030687 - preribosome, large subunit precursor [Evidence IDA] [PMID 23212245]; GO_function: GO:0070180 - large ribosomal subunit rRNA binding [Evidence ISA] [PMID 19346338]; GO_process: GO:0000956 - nuclear-transcribed mRNA catabolic process [Evidence IMP] [PMID 10471698]; GO_process: GO:0006364 - rRNA processing [Evidence IMP] [PMID 12837249]; GO_process: GO:0000027 - ribosomal large subunit assembly [Evidence IGI,IMP] [PMID 19797079]; GO_process: GO:0042273 - ribosomal large subunit biogenesis [Evidence IMP,IPI] [PMID 11583614]; GO_process: GO:0042254 - ribosome biogenesis [Evidence IEA,IEA]) produces the protein MRNTFLKTIRQDWKGSKILFGRTRVMQKALGRTPEEEHRENLAQLTKHMSGDVGLLMTDEEPQVVRDYFESFVKSDFARAGIVAPLTFTIPAGIVYSRGGQIPAEDDVPLAHSLESTIRSLGVPTQLKAGKVVLSGDHTVCTEGQVLDGKQTRLLKQFGIACSEFKIVLVAYYDREASEVQTE
- the FUR1 gene encoding uracil phosphoribosyltransferase (Uracil phosphoribosyltransferase; synthesizes UMP from uracil; involved in the pyrimidine salvage pathway; GO_component: GO:0005622 - intracellular [Evidence IC] [PMID 2189783]; GO_function: GO:0005525 - GTP binding [Evidence IEA]; GO_function: GO:0003824 - catalytic activity [Evidence IEA]; GO_function: GO:0000166 - nucleotide binding [Evidence IEA]; GO_function: GO:0016740 - transferase activity [Evidence IEA]; GO_function: GO:0016757 - transferase activity, transferring glycosyl groups [Evidence IEA]; GO_function: GO:0004845 - uracil phosphoribosyltransferase activity [Evidence IEA]; GO_function: GO:0004845 - uracil phosphoribosyltransferase activity [Evidence IDA] [PMID 2189783]; GO_process: GO:0044206 - UMP salvage [Evidence IEA]; GO_process: GO:0008152 - metabolic process [Evidence IEA]; GO_process: GO:0008655 - pyrimidine-containing compound salvage [Evidence IDA] [PMID 2189783]), which encodes MRAGESMEQGLRDCCRSVRIGKILIQRDEETTKPKLFYDKLPEDISERYVFLLDPMLATGGSAMMAVDVLLSRGVVQERIVFLNLIASPEGIKNFTAKFPKVRIVTGVVDDGLDANSYITPGLGDFGDRYYCI